In Pectinophora gossypiella unplaced genomic scaffold, ilPecGoss1.1 Pgos_54, whole genome shotgun sequence, the following proteins share a genomic window:
- the LOC126381451 gene encoding uncharacterized protein LOC126381451 produces MVLVERDTAALPRTTTSAMHIDEQPASTSAASANTVVPQRRLVTSTEGGQVQVPPVRASTRSVRSMRSTASTTARIRQAELDAEIQLAEMKQQELRLEAIKVKAKLERSVAMIREESERGSQIDEQEIAAETHTEEQQRVHDWLIEMEYSQPRGEGRRPPQHSMEPVLCARNAHASERDGRWNREARGKETELRPPSPIPNQRTSFHATNKEEDTVDRIAQALEKIVNKRPVPRQAHELPTFSGAATEWLPFKAAMRDSTAMYKYSDYENLARLRNCLRGKAQETVAALLYSATSPDEIMRTLEQCFGRPEMLIERAMEDIKKLPKSGTSAGELNTLAVKLKNIVCVLGSVDERGYLRNPMLTREVIEKLSPHLKSRWYDFAYEHGDPSEAEIATLSRFLEREADRAMRFSYATSPQSLKETFNNQEKKSFSRERPRKDVKVYATTETPTAPTVEREKEAVTKRCLCCGGNHDVPDCKKYKRMTVNERWQWVKEEKICFKCINGKHRRFTCKAKRCGIENCLLPHHSTLHMDTSPAAATQPKSPPVNEENVLSASATTSGPVKVLLKVCPVEIRVPGGLSLKRYALLDEGATITLMDEGLANDLGARGHVSPLHIHGATASQKETQSRVVKIEVRGQHEEQFHDITAHTVKQLTIGSQTVKRKFVEYEHLKHLPLDDMSYESARPSLLIGADNWHLIISKEILIGKRYEPIASRTELGWTIHGTVPRSLYRGEDQLVLHVHAKTEKDVRNFANEDEELNALIKTHYDVDALGIALITKPRKAEERAIDIFNKTIERVNGRYQVGLPWRDEQVVMPPSYEMAFRRLRTIERKMDQSPEFQAAYTSQIENLLTKGYAAVANGDERDNDKSWYLPHFAVTNPNKPGKVRLVFDAAAKSRGESLNDHLLDGPDLLRALPGILYRFREKEVAVTADIREMFLQVKIRPEDRPAQMFLWRGNERKKPPTEYVMSSMIFGARSSPFLAHSVRNHNARAHAETLRAITESHYMDDFVESYATKEEATRAVHEVTYVHEQAGFILAGWNSSNEDVIRDIPPDRRAQLPKEMGTAGHQGKTLGLIWEATKDELMFNTALPRVPEEVKTSARPPTKREALSAVMSIFDPLGLLSHLTITAKILLQDLWRQQRIGWDDQVPEEAAEDFTKWIRAVDSVREVKLPRCYAPTRGVLERQLHVFNDASDRAYATVAYWRIKYENGEVIITLAGAKAKVAPVKAQSIPRLELQASLIGARLAHSIQEEHRQKADRIVLWSDSKTALHWIRNDIIKYTPYVAHRVGEIANLTHVEQWRWIPSELNVADDATRPNYEVRADQRWFIGPAFLREEEERWPSERTEEENENGQDEIVCATDNSEGPAYLPDISRFSSYERLVRATAYVLLAVDKMKKRTRTLKLAHITKAEELWYKKMQEDSYSDEIERLKKDLKLRPNSALRKLDPRIDDRGLLTLHGRVGVARISEQSKSPLIMDGRHAFTRLLVAHAHKAANHANREQVVNDLKQKFYITRIRPTVRAVEHSCQLCKVKKARPRPQVHGDLPYERLAAHARPFSYTGLDFFGPMYVTVGRHKEKRWGALFTCLTTRAVHIEISPSLSTDSAIMCLRRMAARRGWPVTIYSDNGTNFHGADEELRAAQREWGPQLKDFALLQRRNWKYIAPGAPNQGGAWERLIRSVKTAIVATLHERYPRDEVLATLLTEAEYTVNARPLTHVPVEPGDMEALTPNHFLLGTSGGLPTTGPCREVDRRTWRATQALADVFWRRWLTEYLPTLIPRGGTRSGRGADLKVGDVVIITDPVLPRNIWPRGEVIRLHQGPDGLTRVADVRTRGGIFRRPLRRLAVLPVKEGCEDLRRGEDVTDSREEEVAG; encoded by the coding sequence ATGGTACTCGTCGAGAGAGACACGGCCGCGCTCCCGCGCACCACGACGTCAGCCATGCACATCGATGAACAGCCTGCCAGCACGTCGGCAGCGTCCGCGAACACGGTTGTCCCGCAACGACGACTCGTCACGTCCACGGAAGGGGGGCAGGTGCAAGTCCCGCCTGTCAGAGCAAGTACCCGCTCCGTGCGATCGATGCGCTCCACAGCAAGTACGACGGCGCGCATCAGACAAGCCGAGCTCGACGCGGAGATACAATTAGCTGAAATGAAACAGCAGGAACTCCGTCTAGAAGCCATCAAAGTCAAGGCGAAACTTGAACGGAGCGTCGCAATGATAAGGGAAGAAAGCGAAAGAGGAAGCCAAATCGATGAACAGGAAATCGCCGCTGAAACGCACACGGAGGAACAGCAACGCGTCCACGACTGGTTGATTGAAATGGAATACAGCCAGCCGCGGGGGGAGGGACGACGCCCGCCTCAGCACAGTATGGAGCCTGTTCTATGCGCGAGAAACGCGCACGCGAGCGAGCGAGATGGAAGATGGAATCGAGAGGCACGAGGGAAAGAGACGGAACTACGCCCGCCTAGCCCTATTCCTAATCAACGTACGAGCTTTCATGCGACGAATAAAGAAGAGGACACGGTCGATAGAATAGCACAAGCGCTAGAAAAGATCGTGAATAAACGTCCGGTGCCCCGCCAAGCCCACGAGCTGCCTACGTTCAGCGGCGCCGCGACGGAATGGCTACCCTTCAAGGCGGCCATGCGGGATTCTACGGCGATGTACAAGTATTCAGACTACGAGAACCTCGCACGGCTACGGAACTGTCTACGAGGGAAAGCACAGGAGACAGTCGCCGCGCTGCTATACTCGGCGACTAGCCCCGACGAGATTATGCGAACACTGGAGCAATGTTTTGGAAGACCAGAGATGTTGATCGAACGAGCGATGGAAGATATAAAGAAGTTACCTAAGTCCGGTACGTCCGCGGGCGAATTGAACACCCTCGCGGTCAAGTTGAAGAACATCGTATGCGTATTAGGTAGCGTCGATGAAAGAGGATATCTCCGAAACCCCATGCTCACACGAGAGGTCATCGAGAAGCTAAGCCCACATCTCAAGTCTAGGTGGTATGACTTTGCCTACGAACACGGAGACCCATCGGAAGCCGAGATAGCAACGCTGTCAAGATTTTTGGAACGTGAGGCCGACCGTGCGATGCGATTTTCATACGCCACATCGCCCCAGTCGCTGAAAGAGACTTTCAACAATCAAGAAAAGAAGTCGTTTTCACGTGAAAGGCCACGTAAAGACGTGAAAGTCTACGCAACCACTGAAACACCCACCGCACCGACCGTCGAGAGAGAAAAGGAAGCCGTCACAAAACGATGTCTATGCTGCGGCGGCAACCACGACGTACCCGATTGTAAGAAATACAAGAGGATGACGGTCAACGAACGATGGCAGTGGGTGAAAGAAGAGAAAATATGCTTCAAGTGCATCAACGGAAAGCACAGGAGATTCACATGTAAAGCAAAGAGGTGCGGAATAGAAAACTGTCTCTTACCTCACCACAGTACGTTGCATATGGACACGTCGCCCGCCGCAGCTACTCAACCGAAGTCACCGCCAGTAAACGAGGAAAATGTCTTGTCCGCGTCGGCCACTACAAGCGGCCCGGTCAAGGTGTTATTGAAGGTGTGCCCGGTGGAGATACGCGTACCGGGAGGACTGTCATTGAAGAGGTACGCGCTACTAGACGAAGGCGCTACCATCACGCTCATGGACGAAGGCCTAGCGAACGACCTTGGCGCCAGAGGACATGTGAGCCCGCTACACATACACGGGGCCACAGCGAGTCAAAAGGAGACGCAAAGTCGTGTCGTCAAGATTGAAGTACGAGGCCAACATGAAGAGCAGTTTCACGACATCACCGCCCACACGGTGAAACAACTTACGATCGGAAGCCAGACGGTGAAAAGGAAGTTCGTCGAATACGAACACTTGAAGCACCTACCACTCGACGACATGAGTTACGAATCGGCGCGCCCGAGCCTACTGATCGGCGCCGACAACTGGCATCTGATTATCTCGAAGGAAATCCTCATCGGCAAACGCTACGAGCCCATCGCATCACGCACCGAGCTGGGATGGACGATACATGGCACGGTGCCGCGGAGCTTGTACCGAGGGGAGGATCAGCTAGTCCTCCACGTACACGCCAAGACGGAAAAAGACGTGAGGAACTTCGCTAATGAAGATGAGGAATTAAACGCGCTCATCAAAACACACTACGACGTCGACGCCCTAGGAATTGCCTTGATAACGAAGCCGAGGAAGGCCGAAGAGAGAGCGATCGACATCTTCAATAAAACCATCGAACGAGTCAACGGAAGATATCAAGTGGGCCTGCCATGGAGAGACGAGCAAGTAGTCATGCCGCCCAGCTATGAGATGGCTTTCAGGAGACTGCGGACTATCGAGAGGAAGATGGATCAGTCCCCCGAATTCCAGGCAGCCTACACAAGCCAGATAGAGAACCTACTCACGAAGGGATACGCCGCAGTAGCTAATGGAGACGAGAGAGACAACGACAAGTCATGGTACCTACCTCACTTCGCCGTAACGAACCCTAACAAGCCAGGGAAGGTACGCCTAGTCTTCGACGCAGCCGCCAAGTCGAGAGGAGAGAGCCTGAACGATCACCTCCTAGATGGACCCGACTTACTGCGAGCCTTACCGGGAATTCTCTATCGCTTCCGGGAGAAAGAGGTCGCCGTCACCGCCGACATACGTGAGATGTTTTTACAAGTAAAGATTCGCCCTGAAGATCGACCGGCTCAAATGTTCCTGTGGAGAGGTAACGAACGAAAGAAGCCACCCACGGAATACGTCATGTCATCGATGATATTCGGCGCTCGAAGCTCACCATTCCTAGCGCACAGTGTGCGCAACCACAACGCACGCGCGCACGCTGAGACACTCCGAGCGATAACAGAGAGCCACTACATGGACGACTTCGTGGAGAGCTACGCTACTAAGGAGGAAGCAACACGAGCAGTACACGAAGTAACCTACGTACACGAGCAAGCCGGGTTTATACTAGCCGGCTGGAACTCGAGTAATGAAGACGTAATACGAGACATACCCCCGGACCGCCGCGCGCAGCTACCTAAGGAAATGGGAACCGCTGGTCATCAAGGCAAGACTCTAGGTCTAATATGGGAGGCCACTAAAGATGAACTAATGTTCAACACCGCGCTGCCTAGGGTACCGGAGGAGGTCAAGACGTCAGCACGCCCGCCGACTAAGCGCGAAGCCCTCAGCGCTGTCATGTCGATCTTCGACCCACTTGGACTGCTAAGCCATCTCACCATAACGGCTAAAATCCTACTGCAAGACTTATGGAGACAACAGAGGATAGGATGGGATGATCAAGTGCCGGAAGAAGCCGCCGAGGACTTCACTAAATGGATACGAGCGGTCGACAGCGTGCGAGAAGTTAAACtgccccgttgctatgcgccaacGAGGGGAGTACTGGAACGTCAGCTACACGTATTTAACGACGCGAGCGACAGAGCGTACGCCACGGTAGCGTACTGGCGAATCAAGTACGAAAACGGAGAGGTCATCATCACGCTCGCCGGCGCAAAGGCTAAGGTAGCACCGGTGAAGGCACAGAGCATACCGCGACTGGAACTGCAAGCCAGCCTCATAGGCGCACGACTCGCCCACAGTATACAAGAAGAACATAGACAGAAGGCTGACAGGATCGTGCTCTGGTCAGACTCGAAGACCGCTCTCCACTGGATTCGCAACGACATCATCAAGTACACGCCGTACGTAGCTCACCGCGTAGGCGAGATCGCTAACCTCACGCACGTCGAACAATGGAGATGGATACCGAGCGAGTTAAATGTAGCCGACGACGCCACACGACCTAACTACGAGGTGCGAGCCGACCAAAGATGGTTCATTGGCCCGGCGTTCCTccgggaagaagaagaaaggtgGCCATCGGAACGCACCGAAGAGGAAAATGAGAACGGACAAGACGAGATAGTCTGCGCCACGGACAACAGCGAGGGGCCGGCCTACCTACCTGACATAAGTCGGTTCTCCTCTTACGAGAGACTCGTCCGTGCGACAGCCTACGTCTTACTAGCCGTCGATAAAATGAAGAAACGAACGCGAACACTGAAACTCGCCCATATCACAAAGGCAGAAGagctatggtataagaaaatgcaAGAGGACTCGTACTCCGACGAAATAGAACGGCTGAAAAAGGACTTGAAGTTACGCCCGAACAGCGCGCTGCGTAAGCTCGACCCACGGATAGACGACAGAGGCTTACTTACACTACACGGTCGCGTGGGCGTGGCGAGAATAAGCGAGCAGTCAAAAAGCCCGCTAATAATGGACGGCCGCCACGCTTTCACCCGGCTACTCGTCGCGCACGCACACAAGGCGGCGAACCACGCCAACCGAGAGCAAGTTGTCAACGACCTGAAACAGAAGTTCTATATCACACGTATACGACCTACAGTACGAGCCGTTGAGCATTCATGTCAACTCTGCAAAGTGAAGAAAGCCAGACCGAGACCGCAAGTTCACGGAGACCTGCCCTACGAAAGACTCGCAGCGCACGCGAGGCCATTTAGTTACACGGGCCTCGACTTTTTCGGCCCTATGTACGTGACGGTCGGGCGACATAAGGAAAAGCGCTGGGGCGCCCTGTTTACGTGTCTCACTACGCGAGCGGTCCATATAGAGATCTCACCGTCGCTATCTACGGATTCCGCTATTATGTGCCTACGGCggatggcggcgcggcgggggtggccagtAACAATCTACAGCGATAATGGGACGAACTTTCATGGCGCGGACGAAGAGCTGCGAGCAGCGCAACGAGAGTGGGGCCCACAACTCAAGGACTTCGCTCTACTACAACGAAGGAACTGGAAATACATCGCACCCGGGGCACCGAATCAAGGTGGAGCATGGGAGCGGCTAATACGCTCGGTTAAGACAGCGATAGTCGCCACACTACACGAGCGCTACCCCAGGGACGAAGTACTCGCCACATTACTCACGGAGGCAGAGTACACGGTCAACGCACGCCCTCTCACTCACGTGCCAGTTGAACCAGGAGACATGGAGGCGCTAACACCGAATCACTTCCTACTGGGGACCTCCGGCGGCCTACCCACTACCGGGCCGTGCAGGGAGGTAGACAGGAGGACCTGGAGAGCCACGCAGGCGCTGGCTGACGTGTTTTGGCGTCGATGGCTAacggagtacctacctacactcatACCACGTGGAGGCACACGGAGCGGGCGCGGAGCGGACCTGAAAGTTGGTGACGTCGTGATCATCACTGATCCAGTACTGCCGAGGAACATCTGGCCACGAGGTGAAGTAATCCGACTGCATCAAGGACCCGACGGACTGACCAGAGTCGCTGACGTACGAACGAGAGGAGGAATATTCCGCCGACCTCTACGACGTCTCGCCGTCCTCCCGGTGAAAGAA